A genomic segment from Aegilops tauschii subsp. strangulata cultivar AL8/78 chromosome 1, Aet v6.0, whole genome shotgun sequence encodes:
- the LOC141027810 gene encoding uncharacterized protein: protein MVNRNFATMQVNFDKIQAHFRRLLLEPKPEEQSVDQSEQGSVQNKAPEVQTPVIPVGRPKQLLPNTPPAGAGQEKEQHLVRGSATLKDHNGKELNFDGTPKMPYRHPNFGSTKEVAPATRAGVVQQQNQLLVEDVHLEEWPDGQRQRQYTHQDNKRMVLTVKPAKLNISEFEGADPESWIQNLEQYFAAARTPIEHRTELAVSYLKGPAVQWWRGTGYAPSNVPWHRFCSYLTERFATESVCDVVSSFHAAHQTSTVVVYVEQFEQLMNIMRRENPGIPDDYHVTSFVSGLTPYIKSHAECFKPMDMQTAVWYARRMEKAQPPVQPVQTRAYVPQPRRQVVFEQPKISTAQPLPNRNTIIQQAKQNQVCYKCREPWVPGHRQVRKMSQRAQIQALQAQEDENPETIFVTDFDDPDLETTEPLSEEAVLKVSLHAAMGIGAARNTFILTVKLGDTVATSLVDSGSTSTFISPEMASKLPVVPSPTPKIKVVVASGGVLWTEFQAKNCPYEIQGHHFNDSFRVLKLKGYDMILGVDWLRKYSPIQMDFIKMEMKISDSSGQFITFVDETVPLAPVTETQDNTEKLLEQAVYGFFLFTTSGQEFTAASQDIPANLQPLLEQYEKVFQEPTELPPSWPCDHRIPLVEGAKVVNQRPYRIPHHHKQILEKIIQELLKNGIIRPSSSPFSSPVLLVKKKDGSWRLCTDYRKLNAITIKNKYPIPVIEDLLDQLKGAKVFSKIDLRNGYHQIRMVAEDIPKTTFTTHMGLFEFLVMSFGLTNGPPTFQALMNFLLGHLKFVVVFFDDILVFSFSMEEHKDHLKQVLDILQANKLYAKLEKCSFGQKEIEYLGHVINSEGVSTDPSKIQAIKNWPAPTTVTELRSFLGLSGYYRRFIQGYGIICRPLFDCLKKEGFAWKEEQQEAFVTLKNKLTNTPVLALPDFSKPFILETDACGYGLGAVLMQEGRPISYFSKSIGPKAAAMSTYDKEALA from the coding sequence ATGGTCAACAGGAATTTTGCCACAATGCAAGTTAATTTTGACAAGATCCAGGCACATTTCAGAAGACTGTTGCTCGaacctaaacctgaagaacagtCAGTAGACCAGTCTGAACAGGGCAGTGTGCAGAACAAAGCACCAGAAGTTCAGACCCCAGTGATTCCTGTAGGGAGGCCTAAGCAACTGTTGCCCAACACGCCTCCTGCTGGAGCAGGCCAGGAAAAAGAGCAGCACTTGGTCAGAGGATCTGCAACTCTGAAGGATCACAATGGCAAGGAGCTGAATTTTGATGGAACACCAAAAATGCCCTATCGTCATCCCAACTTCGGTAGCACTAAGGAAGTGGCTCCTGCAACTAGGGCTGGTGTTGTACAACAACAAAACCAACTGTTAGTGGAAGATGTACACCTGGAAGAGTGGCCCGATGGACAGAGGCAGAGACAGTACACACACCAGGATAATAAGAGGATGGTGTTGACAGTTAAACCAGCAAaactgaatatttctgaatttgaGGGAGCTGACCCTGAGTCATGGATACAGAACCTAGAGCAGTACTTTGCTGCAGCCAGAACACCAATTGAACACAGGACTGAGTTAGCAGTGTCCTATTTGAAAGGCCCTGCTGTGCAATGGTGGAGAGGAACTGGTTATGCTCCGAGCAATGTGCCCTGGCATAGATTCTGCTCTTATCTGACTGAGAGATTTGCTACAGAATCAGTCTGTGATGTGGTGAGCTCTTTTCATGCTGCACATCAAACTTCTACAGTGGTTGTCTATGTGGAACAATTTGAGCAACTGATGAATATTATGAGGAGAGAAAATCCTGGTATACCTGATGATTATCATGTCACAAGTTTTGTGTCTGGACTCACTCCTTACATTAAGAGCCATGCGGAGTGTTTCAAGCCTATGGACATGCAAACTGCTGTCTGGTATGCTAGAAGAATGGAAAAAGCTCAACCTCCAGTTCAACCAGTGCAAACTAGAGCTTATGTGCCACAGCCCAGAAGACAAGTAGTCTTTGAGCAACCCAAGATATCCACAGCCCAGCCACTACCAAACAGAAACACAATCATTCAGCAAGCAAAGCAGAATCAGGTGTGTTATAAGTGCAGAGAACCATGGGTGCCTGGCCATAGACAGGTTCGCAAAATGAGCCAGAGAGCACAAATACAAGCACTACAAGCTCAAGAAGATGAGAACCCTGAAACAATATTTGTCACAGATTTTGATGACCCTGACTTGGAAACAACTGAACCATTATCTGAAGAAGCAGTGTTAAAGGTGTCACTGCATGCTGCCATGGGCATAGGAGCAGCAAGAAATACTTTTATCCTCACTGTTAAGTTAGGAGATACAGTGGCTACATCATTGGTAGATAGTGGTAGTACTTCCACTTTCATTTCTCCTGAAATGGCAAGCAAACTTCCTGTGGTCCCTAGCCCTACACCCAAAATTAAGGTAGTTGTTGCTAGTGGAGGAGTATTATGGACTGAATTCCAGGCCAAGAAttgtccatatgagatccaagGACACCACTTTAATGACAGTTTCAGGGTGTTGAAATTAAAAGGATATGACATGATTTTAGGAGTGGATTGGCTCAGGAAATATAGTCCAATCCAAATGGACTTTATTAAAATGGAGATGAAAATTTCTGACAGCTCTGGACAGTTTATAACTTTTGTGGATGAGACTGTCCCCTTGGCTCCTGTTACTGAAACCCAAGACAACACTGAGAAATTGCTGGAACAAGCTGTCTATGGATTTTTCCTGTTTACAACATCTGGTCAGGAATTCACAGCTGCCAGTCAAGATATTCCTGCTAATTTACAACCTCTGCTGGAACAATATGAAAAGGTTTTTCAGGAACCTACTGAGCTGCCCCCAAGCTGGCCTTGTGATCACAGAATCCCATTGGTAGAAGGGGCAAAAGTTGTTAATCAAAGGCCATACAGAATTCCTCACCACCATAAGCAAATACTGGAGAAAATAATTCAAGAATTGTTGAAAAATGGAATTATCAGACCTAGTTCCAGTCCTTTCTCCTCTCCTGTGTTACTAGTGAAGAAAAAAGATGGCTCTTGGAGACTCTGCACTGACTACAGGAAGTTAAATGCAATCACTATCAAAAACAAGTATCCTATCCCTGTGATTGAGGATCTCTTGGACCAGCTCAAGGGAGCaaaggtattttcaaagattgaccTAAGAAATGGATATCACCAAATAAGAATGGTAGCAGAAGACATACCTAAAACTACATTCACTACTCATATGGGGCTCTTTGAGTTTCtggtcatgtcatttggacttACTAATGGCCCTCCTACTTTCCAAGCACTAATGAACTTCCTGTTGGGTCACCTCAAGTTTGTGGTAGTTTTCTTTGATGACATATTAGTGTTCAGTTTTTCCATGGAAGAGCACAAGGATCACTTAAAACAAGTGTTGGATATATTGCAAGCAAACAAGTTGTATGCAAAACTTGAGAAGTGCTCTTTTGGACAGAAGGAAATTGAGTACTTGGGACATGTGATTAACTCAGAGGGTGTGTCAACTGACCCTTCCAAAATACAGGCTATTAAGAACTGGCCAGCCCCAACTACAGTTACTGAACTGAGAAGTTTCCTGGGGTTAAGTGgttattacaggagatttatccAGGGCTATGGGATAATCTGCAGGCCTCTGTTTGATTGCTTAAAGAAAGAGGGTTTTGCTTGGAAAGAGGAGCAACAGGAAGCTTTTGTCACATTGAAGAACAAGCTCACAAATACTCCTGTATTGGCTCTCCCCGACTTCTCCAAACCTTTTATTTTGGAAACAGATGCTTGTGGATATGGACTGGGAGCTGTCTTGATGCAAGAAGGAAGGCCTATCTCTTATTTCAGTAAGAGTATTGGTCCTAAAGCAGCTGCAATGAGCACTTATGACAAGGAAGCTTTGGCATAA